The genomic stretch AAGGTCGAGCCGCCCGCCGGCGACGAAGTACGCGACTGGGGTCCTCCGTTCCATGACGAGGACGCCGCTTATTTCGTCGGCATCAACCGCAACAAGCGCTCGATCGGGCTCGACCTCGCCGCCGAAGGCGGGCGCGCGGTGCTGATGAAGATGCTGGAGAGCGCCGACGTCCTGATCGAGAATTTCAAGCCGGGCACGCTCGACAAATGGAGCATCGGCAACGAGGTGTTGCGCGAAAAATTTCCAAAGCTCGTGCATTGCCGGATTTCCGGTTTTGGCGGCGACGGCCCGCGCGGCGGCAATCCCGGCTATGACGCGATCATCCAGGCCATGACCGGCATGATCGCCGCGACCGGCTCGCCCGAAAGCGGCCCGATGCGGATCGGCGTCCCCCTGGTGGATATTTCAACCGGGCTTTATGCGGCGATCGGCATTTTGATGGCGCTGTCGGAGCGGCAGCGATCCGGCCTCGGTCAGTTTCTCGAGACTACGCTGTACGAGACCGGCCTTGCCATCATGCATCCGCACACCGCGAATTATTTCATGCATGGCAGGCCGCCCGCGCTCACCGGCAATGAGCATCCCAATCTCGTGCCGTACGCGATCTTCCCGACCCGCACCGACAACATCTTCATCGGCGTCGGCAATGACGGCACCTTCCGCAAGCTCGCCAAGGAGATCGGCAAGCCCGAACTTGGCGCCGACCCGCGCTTTGCCCGCAACAAGGACCGCATCGCCAACCGCGACGCGCTGCGCCAGGAGCTTGCCGCCGTGTTCAGCCAGCACGACGCCGAACCGCTCTGCGATCGCCTGCTCGCCGCAGGCCTGCCGGCAGGTCCGGTGCAAAAGATCGACCAGGCGCTCACCAATCCGCACACCGTCCATCGCGGCGATGTCATCGCCAAGGACTGGTACAAGGGCGTCGCATCCCCGATCCGGCTGGAACGAACAAAACCCAGCCTGCGTCGCACGCCGCCGAAGTTTTCGGAGCACTCGGCCGAGGTGCTGGGAGAGTTCGGATACTCGAAGGGCGAGATCGACGCGCTGGTGGCCAAAGGCGTGGTCTGCGGGCCTGAGCGGAAGCGCTGAGCCGCGATACCGGCTCCCGGATGCGGGTGCAGCGTCGCTCGACGGTGCACCGCAAATGCGCGGCGCGCTGCAACCGTTAGCAGCCTCAGCCTATTTTCCGGCTTCCCTTGGCCTGTGCTTTCCCCATAGCATCCTTTCGCCTATACGGTCATTTGCACGTCATCCGCCGCTGTTATCGCGCGAAACGAAGATGACGGCCCAACCTGGAGGAATTTTATGGCTCTTCGACAACTCGGCGCTGCTGCGGCAGTCGCGGCAACGCTCGCGCTCGCAACGCCTGCCCACGCTGTGACCGAGATCCAGTGGTGGCATGCGATGACCGGCCCGAACAACGACGTCGTGGTCAAGCTCGCCAATGATTTCAATGCCTCGCAGAACGACTACAAGATCGTCCCGAGCTTCAAGGGCAGTTACGCCGACGTCCTGAATGCCGGGATCGCGGCGTTTCGGGCCGGCAATGCGCCCGGCATCATGCAGGTGTTCGAGGTCGGCACGGCGACCATGATGGCGGCCAAGGGCGCCGTCAAACCGGTTTCCGAACTGATGAAGGAGCAGGGCGAAAGCTTCGATCCCAAATCCTATCTGCCGGCGATCACCGGTTACTACTCGACCTCGAAGGGCGACATGCTGTCGTTTCCGTTCAATTCGTCGAGCATGGTGATGTGGATCAATCTCGACGCGCTGAAGAAGGCCGATATCGCCGAGCCGCCGAAGACCTGGCCGGAGGTGTTCGCCGACGCCAGGAAGTTGCACGCGACCAGCCCGACCTGCGGCTTCTCCTCGTCCTGGATCACCTGGGGCCTGATCGAGCAGTTTTCGGCCTGGCATAACGTGCCGATCGGCAGCAAGGGCAACGGGCTGGACGGTTTCGACACCGTGCTCGCCTTCAACACCCCGCTGCAGACCAAGCTGCTCGAGGGCCTTGTCGATCTGCAGAAGGACAAGAGCTACGACTATTCGGGACGCACCAACACCGGAGAGGGGCGTTTCACGTCGGGTGAATGTCCGATGTACATGACCTCCTCGGCATTTTATCCGAACGTCAAGGCGAACGCCAAGTTCACCTACACCGCGGTCCCGATGCCGTACTTCCCCGACGTCAACGGCGCGCCGCAGAATTCCATCATCGGCGGCGCTTCGCTGTGGGTGATGGGCGGCAAGACGCCGGAGGAATACAAGGGAATTGCAAAATTCTTCACCTTCCTGTCGGACACCGATCGCCAGGTCTATCTGCACGAGGTGTCGGGCTATCTGCCGATCACCAAGGCGGCCTACGACAAGACCAAGACCTCGGGCTTCTACGACAAGAATCCGATCCTGGAAGTCCCGCTGAAGGAATTGACCAACAAGCCGCCGACCGAAAATTCGCGTGGCCTGCGCTTCGGCGGCATGGTGCAGATGCGTGATGTCTGGTCCGAGGAGATCGAGGCAGCTCTCGCCGGCAAGAAGTCGGCGAAGGAAGCCCTCGACGCCGCGGTGTCGCGCGGCAACGCGATGCTCCGCCAGTTTGAGCGCACCGCCGCCAAGTAACGGCGACGAGGATCGTGGCCATGGTCGACCCCGGCCGCGATCCGTTCAGCGAGGCATCATGGAAAACCGGGCGATCTTTTCAGGCAAGCTGCTGCCCTATCTTCTGATCCTGCCGCAGCTCGCGGTTTCGCTGATCTTTTTCTACTGGCCGGCGCTGCAGGCCCTGCAACAGTCGTTTCTGGTGCAGGACGCCTTCGGGCTTTCCACCGAGTTCGTCTGGTTCGAAAACTATATCAATCTGCTGCAAACGCCCGAGTACTATCACGCGATCGCCGTCACCTTTGTCTTTTCGGCGCTGGTGGCATTCTTCTCGCTGACGATCGGTCTCCTGCTCGCGGTGATGGCGAACCGCAACATACGGGGCGTCCAGATCTATCGCACCTTTCTCATCGTCCCCTACGCGGTGGCGCCGGCGGTTGCCAGCGTGCTCTTCATCTTCATGTTCCAGCCCGGCCTCGGCATGATTGCGCGCGCGCTGCAGCGCAACGGTATCGACTGGAATCCGGTGCTCAACGGCACCCACGCGATGATCCTCGTCGTCGTCGTCGCGGTCTGGAATCAAATCAGCTACAATTTTCTGTTCTTTCTCGCGGGCCTGCAGGCCATCCCCAGGAGCGTGATCGAGGCGGCCGCGATCGACGGCGCCAAGCCGATGCGGCGGTTCTGGACCATCATCTTCCCGCTGCTGTCGCCAACGACGTTCTTCCTGATCATCGTCAACATCACCTATGTCTTCTTCAACACGCTCGGCATCATCGACACCGCGACCGGCGGCGGCCCCAACGGCGCCACGCAAACGCTGGTCTATAAGGTGTTTCAGGATGGCAAGGTCGGGACCGACCTCGGCGGCTCGGCGGCGCAGTCGGTTATCCTGATGGTGATCGTGGTCGCGCTGACCGCATTTCAGTTTCGCTACGTCGAAAAGAAAGTTCATTACTGATCGCCATGGTCGAGCATCGCCGATTTGGAAACCTGCTGCCTCATCTGGTCCTTCTGGCCGGCGTCGCGATCGTCGCCTTTCCGGTCTATCTCGCCGTCATCGCCTCCACCCACGACAACACGGTGATCGCCAACGGCCAGATGCCGCTCTATCCGGGCTCGCACGCGATCGAGACCTACTGGAACACCATCGTGTCCGGCACTGGAAAGACCACGCGCGCGCCGGTCGGCGGCATGATGCTGAACAGCCTGATCATGGCGCTCGGTATCGCGGCAGGGAAGATCGCGATCTCGATCATCTCGGCCTACGCGATCGTGTTCTTCTCGTTCCGGTTCCGGATGACCGCGTTCTGGACCATCTTCATCACGCTGATGCTGCCGGTCGAAGTGCGCATCTTTCCGACCTACAAGATCACCAGCGACCTGCACATGCTGGATTCCTATGCCGGGCTGATCCTGCCGTTGATCGCCTCGGCCACCGCGACGCTGTTGTTTCGCCAGTTTTTCATGACGGTGCCGAAGGAACTGGTCGAAGCCTCGAAAATCGACGGCGCCGGACCGATCCGGTTTTTCTGGGATACCTTGCTGCCGCTTTCGGTGACCAACATCGCAGCACTGTTCGTCATCCTCTTCATCTACGGCTGGAATCAGTATCTCTGGCCACTCTTGATTACGACCCGCGACGACATGCAGACCATCGTCATCGGCATCAAGAAGATTATCGACGTGCATGACGCACTGACCGAGTGGCAAGTGGCGATGGCGACCGCCGTGCTTGCGATGCTGCCGCCGGTCGCGGTCGTCGTGCTGATGCAACGCCTCTTCGTCAAGGGCCTGATCGAGACGGAAAAGTGAAATGGCGAACGTAACCCTCCGCAACGTCCGCAAGGCCTACCCCAACGGATTCGAGGCCATCAAAGGCGTCGATGTCGACGTCGCCGACGGCCAATTCTGCGTGCTGGTCGGCCCCTCCGGCTGCGGCAAGTCCACGCTGTTGCGCATGGTGGCGGGGCTGGAGACCATTTCGAGCGGCGAGATCGACATCGGCGGACGGATCGTCAACCAGGTCGAGCCGGCCGAACGCGACATCGCGATGGTGTTCCAGAATTACGCGCTCTATCCGCATATGAGCGTCTACAACAACATGGCCTATGGCCTGCGCAACCGCCGCATGCCGCAGCCGGAAATCGACACCCGCGTTCAGGAAGCCGCGCGAATTCTCGAACTCGGCGCGATGCTGGACCGCAGGCCGGGGCAGCTTTCCGGCGGCCAGCGCCAGCGCGTCGCGATGGGCCGCGCCATTGTGCGGCAACCAAAGGTGTTCCTGTTCGACGAACCGCTGTCGAATCTCGACGCCAAGCTGCGCATCGCGATGCGGGTGGAAATCCGGAAATTGCAGCGCCGGCTCTCGACGACGTCGATCTACGTCACCCACGACCAGCTCGAGGCGATGACGCTGGCCGACATCCTCGTGGTCATGAATGGCGGCCAGGTCGAGCAGATCGGCAATCCACTCGACATCTACCAGAAGCCCGCGACCACCTTCGTCGCCTCCTTCATCGGCGCCCCGCCGATGAACCTGATGCCGCTAAGCGCCGATGAACTCAAATCGCAATTGGCCGGCGACAGCCGTATCAACGACGCCGGCATTCTGGGAATCCGCCCCGAGGACTTCGTCGTCTCGAACGAAACCGTCGCCGGCGGCGTCGCGCTTGGCCTCACTGTCGAGGCGATCGAGCGCGTCGGCGCGGAAACCTTCATCTACGGCACCCGCGAGCGCGACGTGCAGGGCGTTGCCGCCAACCCCGGCGAATTGCCGCCCGGCGAGGTGCTGGTGCGGATCCCCGGCGCCATCGGCCCCGCCATCGGCCAGCGGATCAGGGCGGTCGCGGCGCCGGACAAGCTGCATCTATTTACCGCCGATGGCCGCAAGCGGATCGGCCCGTGACCGTCGTTCCCGGGCGTGCGAAGCACGAATCTCAGATGCGCAATTAGCGCATCAGGGGACCTCGAGATTCTCAGGTGCGCAATTGCGCACCTAGTTCGCGTCTTCGACGTGCCCCGGAATGACCTTTTTGGTCATTTTGTCGCGGTTCTACAGAGGCTTGAACCCTATCCGAATCAACCCCATATTCCCTTGTGACCGGACGGCGGACCGTCATCCAGTCGAATGGGGTGCCGTAAGGGCCCCTCAAAGTCGCTTCGAGAGGACTTTGTAATGTCTCGTGTTCCTTCGTTATCAAGTCCGTTCCTGCTGGGATTCGACGAAATCGAGCGTGCGCTCGATCGCGTCGTCAAAGGCGCCGACGGTTACCCGCCCTACAATATCGAGCGGTGCGACCGTAATAACGGCCAGCCCGAACGCTTACGCATCACGCTGGCGGTGGCGGGATTTACCCGCGACCAACTCGATGTAACGATTGAGGAAAACCAGCTCGTGATCCGGGGCCGCCAGCAGGACGACAAGGCCCGGCAATACATCCATCGCGGCATCGCCGCGCGCCACTTCCAGCGCACCTTCGTGCTGGCGGAGGGGATGCAGGTGCTGGGCGCGGATCTGAAAAACGGGCTGTTGTCGATCGACCTTGCCAGGCCGGAACCTGAAAGGGTCGTTAAGACAATTGCTATCAATGAACATGAATAATGGAACGAGGAGCGGACTCGACCGCTTAGTCTGACAGAGGAGTCGAGACCATGAGTGAAGTGAGTACGACGTTCGAACCCGAAAGCGTCACGATCGAGGCGCTGGCCCATCTGGGCGAGGGTCATATCGCCTATGTAAAGCAAGTCCGTTCCGAAGACGTGCCGGGACTGTTTCCCCAGGCGCCGAAGATCGCGCCGGGACTGAAGCTTTTCGCGCTGCATGCCGCCGACGGTACGCCGATCATGCTGACCGACAGCCGCGAAGCGGCGGTCGCGAACGCATGGAGCAACGAGCTGCAGGCCGTCAGCGTCCACTGACCTGGGCTTGCCGGTGTCACTGACTGTAGCCGTTCGCGGCTGACAGTGCGCTACATCAGAATTCGAGGCGCGCGGGCGTCTGTGATCGGCTTGGCCGGATACAGACGCCCGTATTGTCTTGGAACCGCGTCACGCTCATGCGCGCATTCTTATTTGCCAACCGAGTTCATGTAGGCCCGGTCTTCTGCCGGAAGCCCGTCCAGCCAGGCTTTCTCATCGCCCGGCTCGGGAAGGATATGGCCGTATTCGGCCATCTGCCTGGCCGGAATTTCAGTCACGTAAACCCACACCAGACGCTTCGTAAGTCCCGAGAGATCGGCGATCGCGGTCACCATTTCGGTCACGAGCCGCTGGCGGTCGGGAACGCTGCGGCCGGCACGAATGAACCCGTGAACGAAGATCTGCTCCGATGCGAGCGGCGCGCCGCCCATGAAGTGGTTGCCTTTGGCAACATCGGTGTAGATCACCTGCGCAAAGAACGACGCCGCGCCGGTCACCGCGTTATGGATGCGCGTGATTTCGGCAGCGATCGCCGATTTCTTGCCTGCGTCGAGCAGGCCGGCAGGCGACGTGCAGTGATATGTCGGCATTTTGATCTCCCTGTCATGG from Bradyrhizobium sp. Ash2021 encodes the following:
- a CDS encoding CaiB/BaiF CoA-transferase family protein; this translates as MNAQAAPGAMTGLRVIDLTRVLGGPYCTQILADHGADVIKVEPPAGDEVRDWGPPFHDEDAAYFVGINRNKRSIGLDLAAEGGRAVLMKMLESADVLIENFKPGTLDKWSIGNEVLREKFPKLVHCRISGFGGDGPRGGNPGYDAIIQAMTGMIAATGSPESGPMRIGVPLVDISTGLYAAIGILMALSERQRSGLGQFLETTLYETGLAIMHPHTANYFMHGRPPALTGNEHPNLVPYAIFPTRTDNIFIGVGNDGTFRKLAKEIGKPELGADPRFARNKDRIANRDALRQELAAVFSQHDAEPLCDRLLAAGLPAGPVQKIDQALTNPHTVHRGDVIAKDWYKGVASPIRLERTKPSLRRTPPKFSEHSAEVLGEFGYSKGEIDALVAKGVVCGPERKR
- the ugpB gene encoding sn-glycerol-3-phosphate ABC transporter substrate-binding protein UgpB encodes the protein MALRQLGAAAAVAATLALATPAHAVTEIQWWHAMTGPNNDVVVKLANDFNASQNDYKIVPSFKGSYADVLNAGIAAFRAGNAPGIMQVFEVGTATMMAAKGAVKPVSELMKEQGESFDPKSYLPAITGYYSTSKGDMLSFPFNSSSMVMWINLDALKKADIAEPPKTWPEVFADARKLHATSPTCGFSSSWITWGLIEQFSAWHNVPIGSKGNGLDGFDTVLAFNTPLQTKLLEGLVDLQKDKSYDYSGRTNTGEGRFTSGECPMYMTSSAFYPNVKANAKFTYTAVPMPYFPDVNGAPQNSIIGGASLWVMGGKTPEEYKGIAKFFTFLSDTDRQVYLHEVSGYLPITKAAYDKTKTSGFYDKNPILEVPLKELTNKPPTENSRGLRFGGMVQMRDVWSEEIEAALAGKKSAKEALDAAVSRGNAMLRQFERTAAK
- the ugpA gene encoding sn-glycerol-3-phosphate ABC transporter permease UgpA produces the protein MENRAIFSGKLLPYLLILPQLAVSLIFFYWPALQALQQSFLVQDAFGLSTEFVWFENYINLLQTPEYYHAIAVTFVFSALVAFFSLTIGLLLAVMANRNIRGVQIYRTFLIVPYAVAPAVASVLFIFMFQPGLGMIARALQRNGIDWNPVLNGTHAMILVVVVAVWNQISYNFLFFLAGLQAIPRSVIEAAAIDGAKPMRRFWTIIFPLLSPTTFFLIIVNITYVFFNTLGIIDTATGGGPNGATQTLVYKVFQDGKVGTDLGGSAAQSVILMVIVVALTAFQFRYVEKKVHY
- the ugpE gene encoding sn-glycerol-3-phosphate ABC transporter permease UgpE; protein product: MVEHRRFGNLLPHLVLLAGVAIVAFPVYLAVIASTHDNTVIANGQMPLYPGSHAIETYWNTIVSGTGKTTRAPVGGMMLNSLIMALGIAAGKIAISIISAYAIVFFSFRFRMTAFWTIFITLMLPVEVRIFPTYKITSDLHMLDSYAGLILPLIASATATLLFRQFFMTVPKELVEASKIDGAGPIRFFWDTLLPLSVTNIAALFVILFIYGWNQYLWPLLITTRDDMQTIVIGIKKIIDVHDALTEWQVAMATAVLAMLPPVAVVVLMQRLFVKGLIETEK
- a CDS encoding sn-glycerol-3-phosphate import ATP-binding protein UgpC, with the translated sequence MANVTLRNVRKAYPNGFEAIKGVDVDVADGQFCVLVGPSGCGKSTLLRMVAGLETISSGEIDIGGRIVNQVEPAERDIAMVFQNYALYPHMSVYNNMAYGLRNRRMPQPEIDTRVQEAARILELGAMLDRRPGQLSGGQRQRVAMGRAIVRQPKVFLFDEPLSNLDAKLRIAMRVEIRKLQRRLSTTSIYVTHDQLEAMTLADILVVMNGGQVEQIGNPLDIYQKPATTFVASFIGAPPMNLMPLSADELKSQLAGDSRINDAGILGIRPEDFVVSNETVAGGVALGLTVEAIERVGAETFIYGTRERDVQGVAANPGELPPGEVLVRIPGAIGPAIGQRIRAVAAPDKLHLFTADGRKRIGP
- a CDS encoding Hsp20 family protein, translated to MSRVPSLSSPFLLGFDEIERALDRVVKGADGYPPYNIERCDRNNGQPERLRITLAVAGFTRDQLDVTIEENQLVIRGRQQDDKARQYIHRGIAARHFQRTFVLAEGMQVLGADLKNGLLSIDLARPEPERVVKTIAINEHE
- a CDS encoding DUF1150 domain-containing protein — protein: MSEVSTTFEPESVTIEALAHLGEGHIAYVKQVRSEDVPGLFPQAPKIAPGLKLFALHAADGTPIMLTDSREAAVANAWSNELQAVSVH
- a CDS encoding tautomerase family protein, producing the protein MPTYHCTSPAGLLDAGKKSAIAAEITRIHNAVTGAASFFAQVIYTDVAKGNHFMGGAPLASEQIFVHGFIRAGRSVPDRQRLVTEMVTAIADLSGLTKRLVWVYVTEIPARQMAEYGHILPEPGDEKAWLDGLPAEDRAYMNSVGK